Genomic DNA from Blattabacterium sp. (Blaberus giganteus):
TGCATTTCCATGAATCATTTTTGATTTAATATATTCTGGATCTTTTTTTGCAATTCCAGTTCCTCTTATTTTTGCTGATTCCTTAATTTTTTTGCAAATTAAGAAAGCATATTTCGTATCCTCTTCATGAGAGACTCTAACTTTTATTTTCATCTCTGTAAGAAACCACTAAAGAAAATAAATGCGTTGTTGTCCCAATTTATTATAATAGAATAATGCTTCATATATTTATTTATTCATTTTATTTTTTCACAGAACAAATACAAATTTAATAAAGTCTTTTTAATTAACTTATGAGTTAAATTTTAGTTTAAACAAAAATCTAATCCTTTTATTTTTTCTAATTCTTTTAAAAAACTTGAATTAATATTAACTTCATATTTTTTAGATTCAAAATTTAAAAAGATTTTATCTTCTTTATCATAAAGAACTATATTCAATTTTTTATTTCCTATTTGTTGGAAAAAAAGTTTTTCTATACTATTTATAAATACACTATTTAAACTCTTTATATTGATTTTTATCGTCAATTTGTGTGCTAATTTTTTCAAAACATTTTGTAAATATTCTATATGTAAAATGTTGATTTTATATTTTTGATATTTTGATTTATCAATATAAATACATAAATACAATAGATTATTGTGAATCAAAAAAGGCTCATATTTAAAATATTGTTGTCCATAAATTCTAAATTCTTTATAGGAGTTATAATCTTCTAATAAAAAAATACCATATTTGATTCCATTTCTTATATATGTTTTTTTTTCTATTTTGGATAAAATTCCACATACATACATTTTTTTTCCTATAAGTTGAGATTCATTCTTATTTAATTGTTCTAAAGATATATTCGTAAAATATTTCATTTCATAATAAAAATCATCTAAAGGATGTGCAGACGTATAAACACCTAACACTTCTTTTTCTTTTGATAATTTATATATGTTATTCCATAAATCACATTTTACAATAGTAGGTTTATCTACTTTATTTTTTGTTTTTTGTAACTTGGATCCAAATCTAATAACTTTCTCTAAAGTGCTTAATTTGTCATTATATACAATATGAAAATATTGTTCTCTATAAATGTGAAAACTGTCTAAAGATCCAGATAAAATTAAACTTTCTAAAGTTTTTTTATTCACTACACGTAAATCCATTCTTTTAACCAGATTAAAAATAGAGGTATAGGGACCGTTTTTTTCTCGGTCTTTTAAAATAATTTTTACAGCATTTTTTCCAACTCCTTTTATCCCCGCAAGACCAAATCTAATACGATTAGAATCAGTAACTTTAAAAAATGAATCACTTTGATTTATGTCTGGACCGATTACAGAGATATTCATTCTTTTACATTCTTCTATGAAGAAAGTAAGCTGTTTAATATTATCCATATTATTACTTAATACAGAAGCCATATATTCACATGGAAAATGTGCTTTTAAATACGCAGTTTGAAAAGCTATATAGGCATAACATGTAGCATGAGATTTATTAAAAGCATAACAAGAAAAATATTCCCAATCTTTCCATATTTTTTCTAATATATTTTTAGAATAACCTTTTTTCATAGCTTGAAGAATAAATAAATTCCTCATTTTATTGAGTCTTTCTTTTTGTTTTTTTCCCATAGCTATTCTAAGAATATCCGCATCTCCTTTACTAAAATCAGCTATTTTTTGAGCTATAAGCATGACTTGTTCTTGATATATTGTTATTCCATAAGTTTCTTTTAAAAATTCCTCCATTTCTGGTAAATCATAAGTTATAGCTTCTTTTCCATGTTTTCTGGATATAAAATTAGGAATGTATTGTAAAGGACCTGGTCGATACAATGCGGTCATTGCAATTAGATCATAAAATTTATCAGGTTTTAACTGTCGTAAATATTTTTTCATTCCTGGAGATTCATATTGAAAAACAGCAACAGTTTCTCCTTTTTGAAAAAGATGATAAGTTTTCTCATCTTTTAAAGAAAATGAATCCTCTGTAAGATTAATATTTTTATGTCTTTTTCTTATGAGATTCATTGCGTCTTTAATAATCGTAAGAGTTTTTAATCCCAAAAAATCCATTTTTAATAATCCAGTGTGTTCTACCACATGATTATCAAATTGCGTTAGCAATAAATCTGATTCTTTTGACATCGATACTGGAATATATTTTCTAATATCATCTGTACTTATTATGATCCCACAAGCGTGAATTCCTGTACTTCTTATAGTCCCTTCTAAAATTTCTGCCTGTCGCAAAACTTTTCCTTCCAATGTATCTTTATTTTCTGCTATTTCTCTTAATTTTCGTACATTATTCATTTCTTCTTTATTTATTGTGAGACTTTTTTGGGATAAAATTTTTTTTAATGAAAACATGTTAGGAACCATTTTTGCGAATCGATCTGTTTCTTTTAGAGATAACCCTAAAACACGTCCAGTATCTCTTATAGATGATTTAGCTCCCATAGTTGCATATGTTATAATTTGTGCCACTTGATGTTTTCCGTATTTTTGAACAACCCATTCAATAATTTTTTCACGTCCTCTGTCATCAAAATCAATATCAATGTCTGGCAAGGAAATTCTATCTGGATTTAAAAATCGTTCGAAAAGAAGATGATATTTCATTGGATCTATGTTTGTTATTTTTAAACAATAAGCAACAATAGATCCTGCAACGGATCCTCTTCCAGGACCTACTGAAATATTCATTTTTCTAGCTTGAGAAATAAAATTATGAACAATTAGAAAATAACCAGGATAGCCTATTTTTTCTATTGTTTTTAATTCAAAAAAAATTCTTTCTTGAATTTTTTTTGTTATATTTTTATAACGTTTTTTAGCTCCACAAAAAGTGATTTGTTTTAAAAAATAATTTTCTCCTCTATTTCCTCCATCTATTTTATCCATAGGATTTTCAAAAGATTTTGGAATCTGAAATTTTGGAAGCAATGTTTTATGCGAAAGATGATAAGATTCAATTTTGTTAACTAATTCTTCTAGAAAATCAAAAGATTCTGGAATATCAAAAAACATTTTTTTCATTTCTTCTGTACTTTTAAAATAAAATTCATGATTAGGAAAACCAAATCTGTAACCTTTTCCTTTTCCTATAGGGGTAAATTGTTTTTCTCCATTTTTTATACAAAGTAAAATATCATGAGCATTCGCTTCTTTTTTATCTAAATAGAAAGTATTATTTTGTATAATATATTTTACATGATATTTTTTTGAAAATTTCAGTAATACATTATTTACATAATCTTCAGCTTCTAAACCATGACGTAATAATTCTATGTAAAAATCATCTCCAAAAAGATCTTTCCACCATAAAAAAATTATCTCAGCTTTTCTTTCCCCACAATTCAGAATAGTATATGGAATTTCTGCATTTAAATCTCCAGTAAGAGCAATTAAATTTTCTTTATATTTTTCTATCAAATTTTTTCCAATCCTAGGGATTCCAGCATACAAACCTTCTGTAAAACCTAATGAACAAAGTTTTGCTAAATTATGATAACCTTTTTTATTTTTAGATAAAAGTACTTGTTGGTATCGTTTATCCGGTTCTTCTTTAGTAAACTTTTTTTGTAAATAATTATCTGAAATAAAGACTTCACAACCTACGATACCTTTAATTGATTTTTTTTTATGATATTTTTCGTTTATGGAATGAATAGCATTTAAAAAATGAAAAGATCCCATCAGATTTCCATAATCTGTTATACCTACAGCTGGCATATTTAAATACATAGCTCTTTCTACCAGTGATCTAATATTTATAGTAGAATGAAGGATAGAAAAATAGGTATGATTATGAATGTGAGAATATTTTTTTTTTTTCAATTTTTCCTTTAATAATGTATCATCATTATGGAATGAAATTTTTTCTTTTTTTTCTCTTTTTTTTTGCTCTATTTCTAATCCTAAATAAGAGTGATCTTCTGTCAATAAAACTACAGAAGAAGAAATTTTTTTGGTATATTTTTTTCTAAATTTCAGAATAATCTTTTCTTCTATTCCTATGTTTTTATGTGATATTATTCCGATACGTAACAGTTCTAAAAAAGAACGTGCTGTAGCTTTGACATCATTTG
This window encodes:
- the dnaE gene encoding DNA polymerase III subunit alpha — translated: MYLIVDTETTGLPISYNLPITHIDNWPRIVQISWQSHDVLGNLIEFKNFIIKPDHYDIPFNAFKIHGITNEKANKYGVDLSFVLHEFKKSFDKSLCLIGHNLEFDIKVIECEFFRKKKEIFFKNKKTLDTKEISTSYCQLRTNGKRFKWPTLSELYQKLFGEKITNLHNASNDVKATARSFLELLRIGIISHKNIGIEEKIILKFRKKYTKKISSSVVLLTEDHSYLGLEIEQKKREKKEKISFHNDDTLLKEKLKKKKYSHIHNHTYFSILHSTINIRSLVERAMYLNMPAVGITDYGNLMGSFHFLNAIHSINEKYHKKKSIKGIVGCEVFISDNYLQKKFTKEEPDKRYQQVLLSKNKKGYHNLAKLCSLGFTEGLYAGIPRIGKNLIEKYKENLIALTGDLNAEIPYTILNCGERKAEIIFLWWKDLFGDDFYIELLRHGLEAEDYVNNVLLKFSKKYHVKYIIQNNTFYLDKKEANAHDILLCIKNGEKQFTPIGKGKGYRFGFPNHEFYFKSTEEMKKMFFDIPESFDFLEELVNKIESYHLSHKTLLPKFQIPKSFENPMDKIDGGNRGENYFLKQITFCGAKKRYKNITKKIQERIFFELKTIEKIGYPGYFLIVHNFISQARKMNISVGPGRGSVAGSIVAYCLKITNIDPMKYHLLFERFLNPDRISLPDIDIDFDDRGREKIIEWVVQKYGKHQVAQIITYATMGAKSSIRDTGRVLGLSLKETDRFAKMVPNMFSLKKILSQKSLTINKEEMNNVRKLREIAENKDTLEGKVLRQAEILEGTIRSTGIHACGIIISTDDIRKYIPVSMSKESDLLLTQFDNHVVEHTGLLKMDFLGLKTLTIIKDAMNLIRKRHKNINLTEDSFSLKDEKTYHLFQKGETVAVFQYESPGMKKYLRQLKPDKFYDLIAMTALYRPGPLQYIPNFISRKHGKEAITYDLPEMEEFLKETYGITIYQEQVMLIAQKIADFSKGDADILRIAMGKKQKERLNKMRNLFILQAMKKGYSKNILEKIWKDWEYFSCYAFNKSHATCYAYIAFQTAYLKAHFPCEYMASVLSNNMDNIKQLTFFIEECKRMNISVIGPDINQSDSFFKVTDSNRIRFGLAGIKGVGKNAVKIILKDREKNGPYTSIFNLVKRMDLRVVNKKTLESLILSGSLDSFHIYREQYFHIVYNDKLSTLEKVIRFGSKLQKTKNKVDKPTIVKCDLWNNIYKLSKEKEVLGVYTSAHPLDDFYYEMKYFTNISLEQLNKNESQLIGKKMYVCGILSKIEKKTYIRNGIKYGIFLLEDYNSYKEFRIYGQQYFKYEPFLIHNNLLYLCIYIDKSKYQKYKINILHIEYLQNVLKKLAHKLTIKINIKSLNSVFINSIEKLFFQQIGNKKLNIVLYDKEDKIFLNFESKKYEVNINSSFLKELEKIKGLDFCLN